A single genomic interval of Alcaligenes sp. SDU_A2 harbors:
- a CDS encoding ornithine cyclodeaminase family protein, translating into MLHLSDQQLHSLLDAPAVQAVLEDAFSQFGREQAAQQRRMRTEAAGIRLSTLGAVIPGQQVAGAKIYTTVQGVFNFVIVLFDTVSGAALATFDAGAITQWRTAACSVLAARRGANPLSQTLGVLGLGAQGLAHARQFCRAFDVRRVLVWSPTLDRARCHQLEWECGVPVQAARPDEIAAQADILVTASRSREPLFDGRLLKPGCFVAAVGSSLPTARELDDACLRRARKIVVEWAPQTLAEAGDLRLAASDCGIQEKLCEMSDWLKLAPGQGYDLQGICVYKSVGVAIEDIAVAGLAYRCYQRMQLEQTQETEQQQ; encoded by the coding sequence ATGTTGCATCTGAGCGATCAGCAATTACACAGTTTGCTGGATGCGCCTGCCGTCCAGGCGGTGCTGGAGGACGCATTTAGCCAATTCGGTCGTGAGCAGGCCGCGCAGCAGCGCCGTATGCGTACCGAGGCGGCAGGCATACGATTGTCTACCCTGGGTGCGGTCATTCCCGGTCAGCAGGTGGCAGGCGCGAAGATCTACACCACGGTGCAGGGCGTGTTTAACTTTGTGATCGTGCTGTTTGATACGGTGAGCGGCGCGGCCCTGGCCACGTTCGATGCCGGGGCGATTACGCAGTGGCGCACCGCCGCCTGTTCGGTACTGGCGGCGCGGCGTGGTGCTAACCCTCTGTCGCAGACACTGGGGGTGCTGGGTCTGGGGGCGCAAGGCCTGGCGCATGCGCGCCAGTTCTGCCGGGCGTTTGATGTGCGCCGCGTGCTGGTCTGGAGTCCTACGCTGGATCGGGCCCGTTGTCATCAGCTGGAGTGGGAGTGCGGTGTGCCGGTGCAGGCGGCCCGACCCGACGAGATTGCCGCCCAGGCCGATATATTGGTGACGGCCAGCCGCAGCCGCGAACCGTTGTTCGATGGCCGCCTGCTGAAACCGGGCTGTTTTGTCGCGGCGGTGGGCTCCAGCCTGCCCACGGCCCGCGAATTGGATGATGCCTGCCTGCGCCGCGCCCGCAAAATCGTGGTGGAGTGGGCACCTCAGACGCTGGCCGAAGCTGGGGATCTGCGTCTGGCTGCGTCCGATTGCGGCATTCAGGAAAAATTATGCGAAATGAGCGACTGGTTAAAACTGGCACCCGGTCAGGGCTACGATTTACAGGGTATTTGCGTATATAAATCAGTGGGCGTGGCGATAGAAGATATTGCCGTGGCCGGTCTGGCGTATCGCTGCTATCAGCGTATGCAACTGGAACAGACACAGGAAACTGAACAGCAACAATAA
- a CDS encoding DUF2294 domain-containing protein, giving the protein MAGFSSSGEFKQALTRDYNRINSGIFACGVVTLKIDVYDDRISMLAVHKRQPALQTLSRENAHIADLADLYLIKAFKKEMRQTLVEQYGLDVLAIFKDYDASAQLSSTVVMLKNRI; this is encoded by the coding sequence ATGGCAGGCTTTTCTTCTTCTGGCGAATTTAAGCAGGCACTGACCCGGGACTACAACCGCATCAACAGCGGCATCTTCGCCTGCGGCGTGGTGACGCTGAAGATCGATGTGTACGACGATCGCATCAGCATGTTGGCTGTCCACAAGCGTCAGCCGGCTTTGCAGACGTTGAGCCGCGAGAATGCACACATCGCCGATCTGGCCGATCTGTATTTGATCAAGGCCTTTAAAAAGGAGATGAGACAGACCTTGGTGGAACAGTATGGTTTGGATGTGCTGGCGATTTTCAAGGATTACGATGCCAGCGCGCAGCTGTCCTCCACGGTGGTGATGTTGAAAAACAGGATATGA